In one Desulfoferula mesophila genomic region, the following are encoded:
- a CDS encoding bifunctional DNA primase/polymerase gives MKNIYVKEKKMDKYVAVTLDDAEFQRAVIRDAKSNLITALTYASWGWPVFPVHECEGKKCSCGNAECSSPGKHPRTPRGFKDASTDEGQVRTWWTENPNANIGVFTGIEGGPFVLDIDPRHGGDASLEALLQKHAPFPPTVVARTGGGGRHYLFRYPEGLSLPSRVGKAGRSLGPGLDIRAAGGYFVAPPSNHISGGVYSWSEDGHPDDVPIAQAPDWLLQLILQGDAPQSGGLACLPGPEPVADPELARQRTLRAVSRTDEGYRNDHLFNSARFLGGLLINAGWDEHEIISSLIRAAEESGLPRDEAFKAINNGLQKGKEAPLQISPESGQSDYLKPLLEQLTRLAQDKPGSVVAEILKNEAWIHGLALIALDAPHQLEAFHMDLRQLQVRVKDLDSLKKAIGARAEVIRQTRAKAAQEQAAEVESVKLCIPEAPVQTDILIPQGWALSPERGIGRVAGGKAGSGQVEQICYAPVLIVERLVSVVEGDELTKVSWFRGGEWKDAIVKRRVISINREITALADKGLPVTSQNANALVDYLADFEKQNLDRLPITRSTTILGWQPGNEAFLWGKQCLVARPQDQEQPAPEEIHFLPPDEGYEQLANAFCSKGNEGKWFEAANQALQYPLAGFAIYASLAVPFLEVLEAPNFIVDWAHVTSTGKTTILRLAASCWGNPNGTSGCSVMHSWDNTIVWIERAAATLNGLPLLLDDTKTAGTGIKRENAGAKISQVIYNITSGQGRGRGSTTGLQQRGSWRTCMLTNGEQPATAYTQDGGTRGRVIGLWGPPFGPTDEATAQLVGAVNATIRSNYGHAGPRLIQYILDNRDKWEVWQRVYEENLARYAEKSGGNPIAHRLSQYFATLATVIPIIHKALPELQLSEGTSFEDILDPVWALAVKETEEADRALAALKETYDWAVANRDKFYKGEKDQYEPHQGWAGVWNKDNWDYIGFVGKSLRERLKQAGFDETAIIRTWKDRGWLEIPPQNNQKQCKINGNPVRCYCLKRSAIEKQLGLMEPLLELFTVPDDRGAGGPGDPEVHGKGKVDSWSM, from the coding sequence ATGAAAAATATTTACGTGAAGGAGAAAAAAATGGATAAATATGTGGCAGTTACCCTAGATGATGCTGAATTCCAAAGAGCAGTAATACGGGATGCGAAGAGTAATCTAATAACAGCCCTGACCTATGCCAGTTGGGGTTGGCCGGTGTTCCCAGTTCACGAATGTGAAGGCAAAAAGTGCTCTTGCGGTAACGCAGAGTGTTCTAGTCCTGGTAAGCATCCGCGGACACCACGCGGCTTTAAGGATGCCTCCACGGATGAGGGCCAGGTTCGAACCTGGTGGACAGAAAACCCCAATGCCAATATTGGAGTGTTTACTGGAATCGAGGGTGGACCTTTCGTCCTGGACATAGACCCCCGTCATGGTGGTGACGCTTCACTGGAAGCCCTATTACAAAAACATGCCCCCTTCCCGCCAACAGTCGTGGCCCGCACAGGCGGTGGAGGAAGGCACTATCTATTTAGATACCCCGAAGGCCTTTCCCTGCCTTCCAGGGTAGGCAAAGCCGGTCGCAGTCTTGGCCCAGGTTTGGATATCCGAGCGGCAGGTGGGTATTTCGTGGCACCACCCTCAAATCATATCTCGGGCGGTGTCTACTCCTGGAGTGAAGACGGTCACCCCGATGACGTCCCTATCGCGCAAGCACCCGATTGGCTCTTGCAGTTGATATTGCAGGGAGATGCGCCCCAATCAGGTGGATTAGCTTGTTTGCCCGGACCCGAGCCAGTCGCAGACCCAGAATTAGCGAGACAAAGGACACTGAGAGCAGTGTCCCGTACAGATGAAGGCTATAGGAACGATCATTTATTCAATAGCGCCAGGTTTCTGGGCGGTCTTTTAATAAATGCTGGCTGGGACGAGCACGAGATCATATCTAGCTTGATCAGAGCCGCAGAAGAATCTGGTTTGCCCCGTGATGAGGCATTCAAGGCCATAAACAATGGGCTGCAAAAAGGCAAAGAGGCTCCTCTTCAGATATCACCAGAAAGCGGCCAGTCCGATTACTTAAAGCCTTTACTTGAACAATTAACTCGGCTCGCTCAGGACAAGCCGGGGAGTGTGGTTGCCGAGATTTTGAAAAACGAGGCGTGGATACACGGCTTGGCCTTGATTGCGCTGGACGCACCACATCAATTAGAGGCTTTTCACATGGATCTGCGCCAGCTGCAGGTTCGGGTAAAAGACCTGGATTCCCTAAAGAAGGCCATCGGGGCCCGAGCGGAAGTGATACGACAGACAAGAGCCAAAGCCGCTCAAGAGCAAGCGGCCGAGGTGGAGAGCGTCAAATTATGTATCCCAGAGGCCCCTGTACAAACCGATATCTTGATCCCTCAGGGCTGGGCCCTTTCCCCGGAGCGAGGTATTGGGCGCGTGGCTGGGGGGAAAGCAGGATCCGGCCAGGTGGAACAGATCTGTTATGCCCCGGTGCTCATCGTCGAAAGGTTAGTCAGCGTGGTCGAAGGGGACGAGCTCACCAAGGTGTCTTGGTTCCGAGGTGGTGAATGGAAGGATGCAATAGTCAAGCGGAGGGTCATCAGTATCAATCGGGAAATCACCGCTCTTGCTGATAAGGGTCTTCCCGTTACCTCTCAGAATGCGAATGCCCTGGTCGATTACCTGGCCGATTTCGAGAAGCAGAACCTCGACCGACTGCCCATCACCAGATCGACTACGATCTTGGGGTGGCAGCCTGGCAATGAGGCTTTTCTGTGGGGCAAGCAGTGCCTCGTAGCAAGACCTCAGGATCAAGAGCAGCCAGCCCCCGAGGAGATACACTTCTTACCGCCCGATGAGGGCTATGAACAGCTCGCCAACGCTTTCTGCTCCAAGGGCAATGAAGGGAAATGGTTCGAAGCGGCAAACCAGGCCTTGCAATATCCGCTTGCCGGGTTTGCCATTTATGCCAGCCTGGCCGTTCCTTTTCTAGAGGTATTGGAGGCACCCAATTTCATCGTGGACTGGGCCCATGTGACCTCCACCGGTAAAACCACCATTCTCCGATTGGCAGCTTCCTGCTGGGGCAATCCCAACGGAACCAGCGGGTGTTCGGTAATGCACTCCTGGGACAACACTATTGTGTGGATTGAACGCGCCGCAGCCACCCTTAATGGCTTGCCCCTGCTTCTGGATGACACCAAGACCGCTGGAACGGGCATCAAGCGGGAAAATGCCGGGGCCAAGATAAGTCAAGTCATCTACAACATCACCAGTGGTCAAGGGAGAGGGCGCGGCTCGACAACTGGTCTGCAGCAGCGGGGTTCCTGGAGGACTTGCATGCTCACAAATGGTGAACAACCGGCAACGGCCTACACCCAGGATGGAGGTACTCGTGGTCGGGTAATCGGATTATGGGGGCCCCCGTTTGGGCCAACCGATGAGGCCACGGCTCAGCTGGTGGGTGCAGTTAATGCGACCATCAGGAGTAACTACGGTCATGCTGGTCCCCGGCTGATTCAATATATCCTAGACAACCGAGACAAGTGGGAGGTCTGGCAAAGGGTCTATGAGGAGAATCTTGCTCGGTATGCGGAAAAATCAGGGGGCAACCCCATTGCCCACAGATTGAGTCAGTACTTTGCCACCTTGGCTACAGTAATCCCGATAATCCACAAAGCCCTGCCCGAGCTGCAGCTGAGTGAAGGGACCTCGTTCGAGGATATTCTGGACCCTGTCTGGGCCCTAGCGGTTAAGGAAACCGAGGAAGCGGACAGGGCTCTGGCTGCCCTGAAGGAAACATATGACTGGGCCGTGGCCAACCGGGATAAGTTCTATAAAGGTGAGAAGGATCAGTATGAGCCCCATCAAGGATGGGCGGGCGTCTGGAATAAAGATAATTGGGATTACATCGGCTTTGTGGGCAAGTCCCTTAGGGAAAGGCTAAAGCAAGCTGGATTTGATGAAACGGCCATAATACGCACCTGGAAGGACCGGGGGTGGTTGGAGATCCCCCCACAAAACAACCAGAAGCAGTGCAAGATCAATGGGAACCCCGTTAGGTGCTACTGCTTGAAAAGATCAGCCATAGAGAAGCAACTGGGCCTTATGGAGCCCTTGCTGGAGCTGTTCACGGTTCCGGATGATAGGGGCGCAGGTGGCCCTGGTGATCCTGAAGTCCACGGCAAGGGGAAGGTTGACTCCTGGAGTATGTAG
- a CDS encoding IS3 family transposase (programmed frameshift) has product MRRTRFSETQIVKILKEVEGGRTAKEVCREYGVSSATYYKWKSKYGGMEASDIVRLKELEEENRRLKQMYADLSLENRALKDVIGKKNIRPAGRRDLAKFMCKEHGLSIRRACRALRLSRSVYAYRPKPRDDGPIIEALTSLADKYPRYGFAKLFQVIRRDGHGWNHKRVYRVYCALKLNLRRKGKKRLPTRDPQPLAVPDLANICWSVDFMSDALYGGQRFRTFNVVDDFNREALAIEVDVNLPAQRIIRVLERIAAWRGYPSRLRLDNGPELVSVAMAQWAEEHSIDLGFTQPGKPTQNSYIERFNRTYREEVLDLYIFSRLSEVREITDRWLKEYNEERPHESLGNLTPAEYLAINSPEVSTVDWH; this is encoded by the exons ATGCGCAGGACCAGATTCAGCGAAACTCAGATCGTCAAAATTCTGAAAGAGGTGGAAGGGGGCAGGACCGCCAAGGAGGTCTGCCGGGAATACGGTGTCAGCAGCGCCACCTACTACAAATGGAAGTCCAAGTACGGGGGCATGGAGGCCTCGGACATCGTCCGGCTCAAGGAGCTTGAAGAAGAAAACAGGCGTCTAAAGCAGATGTACGCCGACTTGAGCCTTGAGAATCGGGCTCTGAAGGACGTCATCG GAAAGAAAAATATAAGGCCAGCGGGTCGGCGCGATCTGGCTAAGTTCATGTGCAAAGAGCACGGTCTGAGCATTCGCCGGGCCTGCCGCGCCCTGAGGCTGAGCCGGTCGGTTTATGCCTACCGACCCAAGCCCCGCGACGATGGTCCGATCATCGAGGCGCTGACTTCGCTGGCAGACAAATATCCCAGATACGGCTTTGCCAAACTGTTTCAAGTAATTCGGCGGGATGGACATGGCTGGAATCACAAGCGGGTGTACCGAGTGTACTGCGCCCTGAAGCTAAACCTTCGCAGGAAGGGTAAGAAGCGCCTGCCTACTCGTGATCCCCAGCCGCTTGCAGTGCCGGATCTGGCCAATATCTGCTGGTCGGTGGACTTCATGAGCGATGCCCTGTATGGCGGCCAGCGATTCAGGACCTTTAATGTGGTGGATGATTTCAATCGAGAGGCCCTGGCCATAGAGGTGGACGTCAATCTCCCCGCCCAAAGGATAATCCGAGTGCTGGAGCGTATCGCTGCCTGGCGGGGCTACCCGTCCAGGCTGAGGCTGGACAACGGCCCGGAGCTGGTCAGTGTAGCTATGGCCCAATGGGCCGAGGAGCATAGTATCGATTTGGGTTTCACTCAGCCCGGCAAGCCCACCCAGAATTCATACATTGAACGCTTCAACCGGACCTATCGGGAAGAGGTGCTGGACCTTTACATATTTTCCCGTCTAAGCGAGGTGCGGGAAATCACGGATCGCTGGCTCAAGGAGTACAACGAGGAACGCCCTCATGAGTCCCTCGGCAACCTGACACCAGCCGAATACCTCGCTATAAATTCACCTGAAGTTTCTACTGTTGACTGGCACTAA
- a CDS encoding DUF1254 domain-containing protein has product MKRLLFSITLGVVTLAAVMGNGYAGELIGSPADPQMKYSTPMPPGVATPDKVETWIGTLNFFDGFPDKETTKKLYDNLDFQRAVQSFLLGLPAVGQVANRNAILTLGPPNTIVPIFEQLLDSRGIVLTGNDNTVYSWTWLDLSKGPQVLEVPPKVLGTVNNMWQRWVIDIGITGPDKGEGGKYLFLPPGYDGEVPQGYYVVHSPTFGLWAPWRSFLVDGNPKPGVEIVKKFAKIYPLADAGKPVTAPKFVDLSGKFFNTTYPTDYSFWELLNQVVQEEPAESLDPVTLGFFQSIGIQKGKPFAPDARMKKILTEAAAVGNATARAILFHTRDRAAYYYENSNWQLGFTGGYKFQAAPGVADFDAATFYYFLAILVTPAMEEQLVGKGSQYAWTARDANDAPLDGGKNYRLHLPPNVPVKDFWSLILYSNQTRSQIQTDQRFPSVSSQTKGLHMNADGSIDVYFGPNPPADEAKKANWAQTIPGKGWNVVLRMYGALEPWFNKTWRPGEIELVE; this is encoded by the coding sequence ATGAAACGCTTACTGTTTAGTATCACCCTCGGAGTCGTGACCTTGGCTGCAGTTATGGGCAATGGTTACGCCGGAGAACTTATTGGCTCGCCAGCAGATCCACAAATGAAATATTCAACCCCCATGCCGCCTGGAGTAGCCACTCCTGACAAGGTCGAGACGTGGATTGGAACGCTCAATTTCTTCGACGGTTTTCCCGACAAGGAAACGACCAAAAAACTTTACGATAATCTCGACTTCCAGCGTGCGGTGCAGTCTTTCCTGCTGGGGCTGCCTGCAGTTGGTCAAGTGGCCAACCGCAATGCAATCCTTACCCTTGGACCGCCGAATACAATAGTGCCGATCTTTGAGCAGTTATTAGACTCGCGCGGCATCGTCCTCACCGGAAATGACAATACGGTCTACAGCTGGACGTGGCTGGACCTTTCCAAAGGCCCGCAGGTGCTCGAGGTGCCGCCGAAGGTACTGGGGACGGTAAACAACATGTGGCAGCGCTGGGTCATCGATATCGGTATCACCGGGCCGGACAAAGGCGAAGGTGGTAAGTATCTGTTCCTGCCACCTGGCTACGATGGGGAAGTACCGCAGGGCTATTACGTGGTGCACTCGCCCACCTTTGGCCTGTGGGCACCGTGGCGCAGCTTTCTCGTTGATGGAAATCCGAAACCGGGTGTGGAAATTGTCAAGAAATTCGCCAAGATCTATCCGCTGGCGGATGCTGGTAAGCCAGTGACTGCGCCGAAGTTCGTCGACCTGTCGGGCAAATTTTTCAACACAACATACCCCACTGACTACAGCTTCTGGGAGTTGCTGAATCAGGTCGTACAGGAAGAACCCGCGGAGTCTTTGGATCCGGTGACGCTTGGCTTCTTCCAGTCAATTGGTATCCAGAAAGGCAAACCCTTCGCTCCTGACGCGCGTATGAAGAAAATCCTGACCGAAGCCGCGGCTGTCGGTAACGCTACGGCGCGTGCTATCCTTTTTCATACCCGGGACCGAGCAGCCTACTACTACGAAAACAGCAACTGGCAGCTGGGTTTTACCGGCGGCTACAAGTTTCAGGCTGCGCCCGGGGTTGCAGATTTCGATGCGGCGACATTCTACTACTTCCTGGCAATACTCGTAACACCGGCAATGGAGGAGCAACTGGTGGGCAAGGGCTCCCAGTATGCCTGGACCGCAAGGGACGCCAATGATGCTCCGCTCGACGGCGGTAAGAACTATCGGCTGCATTTGCCACCGAACGTCCCGGTCAAGGACTTCTGGTCGCTCATCCTCTATAGCAACCAGACTCGTTCGCAGATCCAGACAGATCAGCGGTTTCCAAGTGTCAGCAGCCAGACAAAGGGACTGCACATGAATGCGGACGGATCTATAGATGTGTATTTTGGCCCCAACCCTCCGGCTGACGAGGCCAAGAAAGCCAATTGGGCCCAGACCATCCCAGGAAAAGGATGGAACGTTGTACTGAGGATGTACGGCGCGCTCGAACCCTGGTTCAACAAGACTTGGCGACCGGGTGAGATAGAGTTGGTAGAATAG
- a CDS encoding DUF1254 domain-containing protein: MNNPKRILCCTVLCSAIAISLFAGCSTTNDAISRAEKTEINRPGIAETKAIAEEGFIYGLPIVMNYAVMYEYFVDRDSGQWKAPFNKIFNEHRVFTYKDTAVIGPNSDTPYSIVGMDLRSEPLVFSVPAVEKNRYYSVQFCDGNLYNYGYIGSRATGNDPGDYMIVSPGWHGQTPAGVKKVFRSSTQFSMAIGRTQLFNANDMPNVMKIQSGYKIQPLSAYLHQPAPPAAPAIQFPKINKELVTKNFFEYLDFALQFAPARPEEKEIRTQLARIGIGPGKTFDFKDLSLEHKLEVGLGMKDGEEKVVAKSANLGKDINGWRVGAAWGDEEFFHGDWLLRAAGAKSGIYGNSSSEATYPLTRNDVNGSPLDGSKHDYTLTFPAGQLPPVNAFWSVTMYDGKTELLIKNPINRYLINSTMLPNLKRNKDGSLTIYIQHDSPGQDKVANWLPAPHDTIYMAMRLYWPKVEPPSILPPGEGTWQPPGVVVAK, from the coding sequence ATGAATAATCCAAAACGCATACTCTGTTGCACTGTTCTGTGCAGCGCAATAGCCATCAGTCTTTTTGCTGGCTGTTCGACCACAAACGACGCCATCTCCCGAGCGGAGAAAACGGAAATAAACCGGCCAGGTATTGCTGAAACAAAGGCCATCGCCGAGGAAGGTTTTATCTATGGCCTGCCCATAGTCATGAATTATGCAGTAATGTATGAATATTTCGTGGATCGTGATTCTGGCCAGTGGAAGGCTCCATTCAACAAAATATTCAATGAGCACCGCGTGTTCACCTACAAGGACACTGCGGTTATCGGGCCAAACAGTGACACACCGTATTCCATAGTAGGTATGGATCTTCGCTCTGAGCCTTTAGTGTTTTCTGTTCCCGCCGTTGAGAAAAACCGCTATTATTCGGTGCAGTTTTGCGACGGGAACCTATACAATTACGGTTACATCGGCAGCCGAGCTACCGGCAACGATCCTGGTGATTATATGATAGTTAGCCCCGGTTGGCATGGCCAAACGCCCGCTGGTGTCAAAAAAGTGTTCCGCTCTTCTACCCAGTTTTCAATGGCTATTGGCCGCACACAGCTTTTCAATGCGAATGACATGCCCAATGTCATGAAAATCCAGTCTGGCTACAAAATTCAGCCACTTTCCGCCTATTTGCACCAGCCCGCACCACCTGCAGCGCCAGCCATCCAGTTCCCAAAGATCAACAAGGAATTGGTGACGAAGAATTTTTTTGAGTATCTCGATTTTGCCTTGCAGTTTGCACCTGCCAGGCCGGAGGAAAAAGAAATCCGAACTCAACTCGCCCGCATCGGTATCGGTCCCGGGAAGACCTTCGACTTCAAGGACCTCAGCCTTGAACATAAACTCGAAGTCGGTCTCGGCATGAAGGACGGCGAAGAAAAGGTCGTGGCTAAGTCCGCTAATCTTGGCAAGGACATCAACGGCTGGCGGGTCGGCGCAGCATGGGGTGACGAAGAATTTTTCCATGGTGACTGGCTTTTGCGTGCCGCAGGGGCCAAATCCGGCATTTACGGCAACAGCTCCAGTGAAGCTACGTATCCCCTGACTCGCAATGATGTGAACGGCAGCCCGCTTGACGGCAGCAAGCATGATTATACGCTGACATTTCCTGCCGGCCAGTTGCCGCCGGTTAATGCCTTCTGGTCCGTGACGATGTATGACGGCAAGACAGAGTTGCTGATCAAAAACCCCATCAACCGATACCTGATAAACTCGACCATGCTGCCGAACCTCAAGAGAAACAAAGACGGTTCGCTTACGATTTACATCCAGCATGATTCGCCGGGACAGGACAAAGTGGCTAACTGGCTTCCAGCACCACACGACACCATCTATATGGCCATGCGCCTTTACTGGCCAAAGGTCGAACCACCGTCGATTCTACCGCCAGGCGAAGGAACCTGGCAGCCGCCCGGTGTGGTGGTGGCAAAATGA
- the istB gene encoding IS21-like element helper ATPase IstB has translation MKDQDKPTVLLEYHLKKLKLPTILREYAAMAKVCSQDRSDYMTYLLRLTERELLDREKRAAERRIKQAAFPVIKTMDTFDFKAQPSINQQLVRELMRGEYIAKKENVLLIGNSGTGKTHLASAMAFAACAQGSKVKFYSATALVTELMECREERRLQRLQKQLQRLHLLVIDELGYVPFSKIGAQMLFEVVGRAYEQQSLMITTNLPFQQWTEVFGSERLTGALLDRLTHRCHIIEANGESYRLRQAKRRSQAKPKTN, from the coding sequence ATGAAGGACCAGGACAAACCCACCGTGCTCTTGGAGTACCACCTCAAAAAGCTGAAGCTGCCCACCATTCTCCGGGAATACGCGGCCATGGCCAAGGTCTGCAGCCAAGACCGCTCCGATTACATGACCTACCTGCTGCGCCTGACCGAGCGGGAGCTTCTGGACCGCGAGAAGCGGGCAGCCGAAAGGCGCATCAAGCAAGCCGCCTTTCCGGTGATCAAGACCATGGACACCTTTGATTTCAAGGCACAGCCCTCCATCAATCAGCAGCTGGTCAGGGAGCTGATGAGGGGCGAGTACATCGCCAAAAAGGAAAACGTGCTCCTGATCGGAAACTCCGGCACCGGCAAGACCCACCTGGCCAGCGCCATGGCCTTTGCGGCCTGCGCCCAGGGAAGCAAGGTGAAATTCTACAGCGCCACCGCCCTGGTCACAGAGCTCATGGAATGCCGCGAGGAAAGACGTCTGCAACGCCTGCAGAAACAGCTCCAGCGCCTACACCTGCTGGTCATCGATGAACTGGGCTATGTGCCCTTCTCCAAGATAGGCGCTCAAATGCTATTCGAGGTGGTGGGTAGGGCATATGAACAACAAAGCCTCATGATCACCACCAATCTCCCTTTCCAGCAATGGACGGAGGTCTTCGGCTCCGAAAGACTCACCGGTGCACTGCTGGACAGACTGACCCATAGGTGCCACATCATCGAGGCCAATGGAGAAAGCTACCGGCTCCGCCAAGCCAAAAGACGATCCCAGGCAAAGCCCAAAACCAACTAA
- the istA gene encoding IS21 family transposase, translating to MDQWARIRLELRDGQASKRELMRREGIHWDTLQKIQDYSEPPGYRLSVPRAKPKLGPYLELIARIIKEDKKVPKKQRHTATRIYHRIKEAGYQGKYTQVKEAVRAIKRVSQEVYMPLVHRPGEAQVDFGYALAKVSGELRKIALFIMALPYSDAFFVAAFDKECSESYWEGHARAFEFFGGVPHRISYDNSKVLVSKIIGPHERKLTDGFLKLQSHYLFREHFCRVRRPNEKGVVEGVVKYARQNFLVPVPQVKDLAELNAMLLRQCRDDMKRRLRGKGGSKAEVLQEDQTAFVPLPPSRFDACRKQPTRANSLSLVRFDDNDYSVPVACAHHEIVAKGYVDRVVLCHHDVVVARHSRSWGKEGVFFDYRHYLPLLERKPGSLDHARPLADLDLSECFEVLRRRLVAGEDMPGQGTRKYIKVLRLLEDHSMARLKRAVEQALYAGAYAPEAIVHLLEPPSSGPAATFLLDGREHLGRVSVAGPDITVYDSLLAQGGALS from the coding sequence ATGGATCAATGGGCCCGGATCAGACTTGAGTTGCGCGATGGCCAGGCGAGCAAGCGCGAGTTAATGCGCAGAGAGGGCATCCATTGGGATACCCTGCAAAAGATTCAGGATTATTCTGAGCCTCCCGGTTACCGACTGAGTGTCCCCCGAGCCAAGCCCAAGCTTGGCCCCTACCTTGAGCTGATCGCCCGGATCATAAAAGAGGACAAAAAGGTTCCCAAGAAGCAAAGGCACACGGCCACGCGCATATATCACCGCATCAAGGAGGCGGGTTATCAGGGCAAGTACACCCAGGTAAAGGAGGCGGTGCGCGCAATCAAGCGCGTGAGCCAGGAGGTGTACATGCCCCTGGTCCATCGTCCCGGCGAGGCGCAGGTGGACTTTGGCTATGCCCTGGCCAAGGTTTCCGGGGAGCTTCGCAAGATAGCGCTTTTTATCATGGCCTTGCCGTACTCCGATGCCTTTTTCGTGGCGGCCTTCGACAAGGAGTGCAGCGAGAGCTACTGGGAAGGGCATGCCAGGGCGTTCGAGTTTTTCGGTGGGGTGCCCCACCGGATCAGTTACGACAATAGCAAGGTCCTGGTTTCCAAGATCATAGGGCCTCATGAGCGCAAGCTGACCGATGGTTTTCTCAAGCTGCAGAGCCATTACCTTTTTCGGGAGCATTTTTGTCGGGTGCGGCGTCCAAACGAGAAGGGCGTGGTGGAAGGGGTGGTCAAGTACGCCCGGCAGAATTTTTTGGTGCCAGTGCCCCAGGTGAAGGACCTGGCCGAGCTCAATGCCATGCTTTTAAGGCAGTGCCGCGACGACATGAAGCGCCGTTTGCGTGGCAAGGGCGGTAGCAAGGCCGAGGTTTTGCAGGAAGACCAGACAGCCTTTGTCCCCCTGCCTCCCTCCCGCTTCGATGCCTGCCGCAAACAGCCTACCCGGGCCAATTCATTGTCCCTGGTCCGCTTCGACGACAATGACTACTCGGTGCCGGTGGCTTGTGCCCACCATGAAATTGTGGCCAAGGGCTATGTGGATCGGGTGGTGCTCTGCCACCATGACGTGGTGGTGGCCCGCCACTCCCGATCCTGGGGCAAGGAAGGGGTGTTTTTCGACTACCGGCATTATCTGCCCTTGCTGGAGCGCAAGCCTGGCTCCCTGGACCACGCCCGCCCCCTGGCTGACCTAGATCTGTCTGAGTGCTTTGAGGTCTTGAGGCGGCGGCTGGTGGCCGGGGAAGACATGCCTGGCCAGGGCACCCGTAAATACATAAAGGTCCTACGTTTGCTGGAGGACCACTCCATGGCCAGACTGAAGCGGGCGGTGGAGCAGGCATTGTACGCGGGAGCCTATGCCCCGGAGGCCATTGTCCACCTGCTGGAGCCGCCATCATCAGGGCCCGCGGCCACCTTCCTGCTGGACGGTCGTGAGCACCTGGGCCGAGTGAGCGTGGCCGGGCCCGATATCACAGTCTATGACTCCCTCCTCGCGCAGGGAGGGGCGCTGTCATGA
- a CDS encoding sensor histidine kinase produces MEKSRKKPAATKKPADESREYAESIINTIREPLIVLDQDLRVISASRSFYKFFNVKTEETLGQLIYDLGNKQWDIPKLRELLETILPDKTTFDSYEVDHTFETIGRRTMLLNAQQVERALGKERIILLALEDITEFKTLERERANLVNMFAHDMKSPLVGIQGFALRLLKEGQASKPDKQRQYLEVIRREAAQLEKVVNDFLDYSRLESGNLKLNFSTVDLDKELLELVESFQPRFNEAGIGLNLISVEKLPVIQADAGNLRRACTNLLDNALKYSSEGSQVTIEAQAGEDSVTLRFIDQGVGIAPDELPYIFEMFYRAANHCKKPGHGLGLAGVEAVVKGHGGEVTVSSEVGKGSVFSVLLPLNHTGRFAQHSKA; encoded by the coding sequence TTGGAAAAATCCCGTAAAAAACCGGCAGCAACTAAAAAACCAGCGGATGAATCCCGCGAATACGCCGAGAGCATCATCAACACCATACGTGAACCCTTAATCGTCCTGGATCAAGACCTAAGGGTGATCTCAGCCAGCCGTTCCTTCTATAAGTTTTTCAATGTAAAAACCGAAGAGACCTTGGGGCAGCTAATATATGACCTGGGAAATAAACAGTGGGATATCCCAAAGCTGCGGGAACTGCTGGAAACAATCCTTCCCGATAAAACAACCTTTGACAGCTATGAGGTTGATCATACTTTTGAAACCATCGGCAGGCGCACTATGCTTTTGAATGCCCAGCAGGTAGAACGAGCGCTGGGAAAGGAACGGATCATCCTTCTGGCTCTTGAGGATATCACTGAGTTCAAGACCCTGGAACGGGAGCGGGCCAACTTGGTGAACATGTTTGCTCACGACATGAAAAGCCCCCTGGTGGGCATCCAAGGTTTCGCCTTGCGCCTACTGAAGGAGGGCCAGGCCAGCAAACCTGATAAACAGCGGCAGTATTTGGAGGTGATCCGCAGAGAAGCGGCGCAGTTAGAAAAGGTAGTCAATGATTTCCTGGATTATTCTCGCCTGGAGAGTGGCAACCTGAAGCTGAACTTCAGCACGGTGGACCTCGACAAGGAGTTACTGGAGCTTGTGGAGAGCTTCCAGCCCCGCTTCAACGAGGCGGGCATCGGACTGAATTTGATAAGCGTCGAAAAGCTGCCGGTGATCCAGGCCGATGCGGGCAACCTGCGTCGGGCCTGCACCAACCTGCTGGACAATGCCCTAAAGTATTCCTCCGAAGGCTCGCAGGTAACAATCGAGGCCCAGGCGGGCGAAGACTCGGTCACCTTGCGTTTTATCGACCAGGGGGTGGGAATCGCCCCGGATGAACTGCCCTATATCTTTGAAATGTTCTACCGGGCGGCCAACCATTGCAAGAAGCCCGGCCACGGACTGGGCCTGGCTGGAGTGGAGGCTGTCGTCAAAGGCCACGGCGGCGAGGTCACGGTTAGCAGCGAGGTGGGCAAGGGCTCGGTCTTCAGCGTGCTGCTGCCCCTGAACCATACCGGACGGTTCGCCCAACACTCTAAAGCCTGA